In a genomic window of Bradyrhizobium ontarionense:
- a CDS encoding hydroxyacid dehydrogenase, with amino-acid sequence MSTRTASNKNKILVTESFSAKGRALLAARDDVEMIEFPNMISAADFSTLLTSHAPVHGVALGATRFGEPELLAAGDMKVVTRIGVGFDAVDVPALSKHRVPLMVAGTANSPSVAEQALFMMLTLAKRANEMHAMVRDGTWGARLGVLPFDLYGKTVLIIGFGRIGTRTAKRCLAMEMQVLVYDPYKPAADIAAAGCEPVTDLDAALPRADFVSIHCPKTPETIGLFNAARLRLMKPSAYLINTARGGLIDEAALHDALVSGRLAGAGLDVFEQEPPPVGHALHGLPNLIMAPHVAGVTREAVDRMSEQTARNILSVLDGDPIRQNVINQDVL; translated from the coding sequence ATGAGCACCAGGACGGCAAGCAACAAGAACAAGATCCTCGTCACGGAATCCTTCTCGGCCAAGGGCCGCGCGCTGCTCGCGGCGCGCGACGACGTCGAGATGATCGAATTCCCCAACATGATCTCGGCGGCCGATTTCTCTACGCTGCTGACCTCCCACGCGCCGGTGCATGGCGTAGCCCTCGGCGCCACCCGCTTCGGCGAGCCGGAGCTGCTCGCCGCAGGCGACATGAAGGTCGTGACCCGGATCGGCGTCGGCTTCGACGCGGTCGACGTGCCGGCACTGAGCAAACACAGGGTGCCGCTGATGGTGGCGGGCACTGCGAACTCGCCGTCGGTCGCCGAGCAGGCCCTGTTCATGATGCTGACGCTCGCCAAGCGCGCCAACGAGATGCACGCCATGGTCAGGGACGGCACCTGGGGCGCGCGGCTCGGCGTGCTGCCATTCGATCTCTATGGCAAGACCGTGCTGATCATCGGCTTCGGCCGGATCGGAACCCGCACCGCCAAGCGCTGCCTGGCGATGGAAATGCAGGTGCTGGTCTACGATCCCTACAAGCCCGCCGCCGACATCGCCGCGGCCGGCTGCGAGCCGGTCACTGACCTCGACGCGGCGCTGCCGCGCGCCGACTTCGTCAGCATCCACTGCCCGAAGACACCGGAGACCATCGGCCTGTTCAACGCCGCGCGTCTCAGGCTGATGAAGCCTTCGGCCTATCTGATCAACACCGCGCGCGGCGGGCTGATCGACGAGGCGGCGCTGCACGACGCGCTGGTGTCCGGCCGGCTGGCCGGCGCCGGGCTCGACGTGTTCGAGCAGGAGCCGCCGCCGGTCGGCCATGCGCTCCATGGCCTGCCGAATTTGATCATGGCCCCGCACGTGGCCGGCGTCACCCGCGAGGCCGTCGACCGCATGAGCGAGCAGACCGCCCGCAACATCCTCAGTGTGCTCGACGGCGACCCCATCCGGCAGAACGTGATCAATCAGGACGTGCTGTAA
- a CDS encoding carbohydrate ABC transporter permease, which translates to MSTLTIDKAGPTRNVKYGSMSRDRAWALRWSYFFLTLFAIFSLVPPLYMLITSLKGSAEISAATNPWWVFHPTLENYVGLLTSNQFMRFFFNSAMVSIVVVIITMLISIPAAFALSRMKFWGSATLATGVFLTYLVPDSLLFIPLFKMFALIGDVTGIQLINRWYVLLLIYPTLTVPFCTWIMIGYFASIPKELDEAAIIDGASWLQTLIRIFIPVALPGLIAATIFAFTVSWAQFLYPLVFTTSTDQLVLPVGIVTSLIKGDVFNWGQIMTGALLGAAPPLIIYAFLMDYYIAGLTAGATKG; encoded by the coding sequence ATGAGCACGCTCACGATCGACAAGGCCGGCCCGACCCGCAATGTCAAATACGGCTCGATGAGCCGCGACCGCGCCTGGGCGCTGCGCTGGTCATACTTCTTCCTGACGCTGTTCGCGATCTTCTCGCTGGTGCCGCCGCTCTACATGCTGATCACCTCGCTGAAGGGCAGCGCGGAGATCTCGGCCGCGACCAATCCGTGGTGGGTGTTCCATCCGACCCTGGAGAACTACGTCGGCCTGCTGACGTCCAACCAGTTCATGCGCTTCTTCTTCAACTCGGCCATGGTCTCGATCGTCGTGGTGATCATCACGATGCTGATCAGCATCCCCGCCGCGTTCGCGCTGTCGCGCATGAAGTTCTGGGGCTCGGCCACGCTCGCGACCGGCGTCTTCCTGACCTATCTGGTTCCGGACAGCCTGCTGTTCATTCCGCTGTTCAAGATGTTCGCGCTGATCGGCGACGTCACGGGGATCCAGCTGATCAACCGCTGGTACGTGCTGCTGCTGATCTATCCGACCCTGACGGTGCCGTTCTGCACCTGGATCATGATCGGCTATTTCGCCTCGATTCCGAAGGAGCTCGACGAGGCCGCCATCATCGACGGTGCCTCCTGGCTGCAGACGCTCATCCGCATCTTCATCCCGGTCGCCCTGCCCGGCCTGATCGCGGCGACCATCTTCGCCTTCACCGTGTCCTGGGCGCAGTTCCTCTATCCGCTGGTGTTCACCACCTCGACGGACCAGCTGGTGCTGCCGGTCGGCATCGTGACGAGCCTGATCAAGGGCGACGTCTTCAACTGGGGGCAGATCATGACCGGCGCCCTGCTCGGCGCCGCGCCGCCGCTGATCATCTACGCGTTCCTGATGGACTACTACATCGCCGGGCTGACGGCCGGCGCGACCAAAGGCTGA
- a CDS encoding Spy/CpxP family protein refolding chaperone, with product MTARGRAIRTRGRLCIAAGTLVVICALTGPPRQVDAQGLFKGVEQGAREGNKAAGPVGGVLGGAIGGVVGVVTGVTGVLTGNNGQQSAQPGAAPAEGKRSKSSKTTKASKSAKAGPMLTQQGVPELTAEQIVANSDTNVERLKGGLNLTAEQEKSWSPFANAMHALGRKGADRLNLRIARAKRDPPDDIIEQMRNEAQFLVDRAADQRAVSDAAEPLYTSLDDKQKQTFIDEMVRLSHERGLD from the coding sequence ATGACGGCACGTGGACGGGCCATAAGGACGCGCGGTCGGCTTTGCATCGCAGCAGGAACGCTGGTGGTGATCTGCGCCTTGACGGGCCCGCCGCGTCAGGTTGACGCGCAGGGACTGTTCAAGGGGGTCGAACAGGGAGCCCGCGAGGGCAACAAGGCGGCGGGTCCGGTCGGCGGCGTGCTGGGCGGCGCAATCGGCGGAGTGGTCGGGGTCGTCACCGGCGTCACGGGCGTGCTCACCGGAAACAACGGCCAGCAGAGTGCGCAGCCTGGGGCAGCGCCGGCCGAAGGCAAGAGGTCAAAATCGTCCAAGACGACCAAGGCCAGCAAGTCCGCCAAGGCTGGACCGATGTTGACGCAGCAAGGTGTCCCGGAGCTGACCGCCGAGCAGATCGTCGCCAACAGCGACACCAATGTCGAGCGTCTGAAGGGCGGGCTCAACCTGACGGCGGAGCAGGAGAAGAGCTGGAGCCCGTTCGCCAACGCGATGCACGCGCTCGGCCGCAAAGGTGCGGATCGCCTGAACCTGCGCATTGCGCGGGCGAAGCGTGATCCGCCGGACGACATCATCGAGCAGATGCGTAACGAGGCGCAGTTCCTGGTCGATCGCGCCGCCGATCAGCGCGCGGTCTCCGATGCGGCCGAGCCGCTCTATACCAGCCTGGACGACAAGCAGAAGCAGACCTTCATCGACGAGATGGTGCGACTCAGTCACGAGCGCGGGCTCGACTGA
- a CDS encoding DUF1993 domain-containing protein: MVEASVEVFVPYLRNLSALLDKAAAFAEARQIDPAELLQARLAPDMFTLIRQVCEANRHATIACALLAGQTQPAVAESDTDIAGLKARIAAAVDFVQSVPRDVIAGSGDREVVFTFRSGATRTFSGRSLLLTFSLPQFFFHVTTAYDVLRHAGVPLAKPDYLGPPR; this comes from the coding sequence ATGGTAGAGGCCTCGGTCGAGGTGTTCGTGCCCTATCTCCGCAACCTGTCGGCGCTGCTCGACAAGGCGGCGGCCTTTGCCGAGGCCCGCCAGATCGATCCGGCGGAGCTGCTGCAGGCACGGCTTGCGCCCGACATGTTCACCCTGATCCGGCAGGTCTGCGAGGCCAACCGCCACGCCACCATCGCCTGCGCGCTGCTGGCCGGCCAGACGCAGCCTGCGGTCGCGGAAAGCGATACGGACATTGCCGGGCTGAAGGCCAGGATCGCGGCGGCGGTCGACTTTGTCCAGAGCGTGCCGCGGGACGTGATCGCGGGCAGTGGCGACCGCGAGGTGGTGTTCACCTTCCGCAGCGGCGCGACGCGCACCTTCAGCGGCCGCTCATTGCTGCTGACGTTCAGCCTGCCGCAGTTCTTTTTTCATGTCACGACCGCCTATGACGTCCTGCGCCACGCCGGCGTGCCGCTGGCGAAGCCCGATTATCTCGGGCCGCCGCGATAG
- a CDS encoding transporter substrate-binding domain-containing protein translates to MGLFNRTLAALTGVALVCSLAAPAVAEQASRLDEIMQRGALRVGMTGDYKPFTYLDKATARFSGFDVDMAEALGKALGVKVEFVPTSWPQLMKDFEADKFDVAMGGVSITLDRQKKGYFTTPIMREGKTPIARCTDTSKYQTLSDIDKPGTRIIVNPGGTNERFARANVKAAEIKVHNDNVTIFDEIAKGDADLMMTDASETRYQQKLHPGVLCAVHPDKPFDFSEKAYWLQRDMALKAFVDQWLHISTENGSYQAIYKTWFD, encoded by the coding sequence ATGGGACTTTTCAACCGGACGCTCGCCGCCCTGACCGGCGTGGCATTGGTCTGCAGCCTCGCGGCCCCCGCCGTCGCAGAACAGGCTTCCCGCCTCGACGAGATCATGCAGCGCGGCGCTCTGCGCGTCGGCATGACCGGCGACTACAAGCCGTTCACCTATCTCGACAAGGCGACGGCCAGGTTCTCCGGCTTCGACGTCGACATGGCCGAGGCGCTCGGCAAGGCGCTCGGCGTCAAGGTCGAGTTCGTGCCGACCAGCTGGCCGCAGCTGATGAAGGATTTCGAGGCCGACAAGTTCGACGTCGCCATGGGCGGCGTGTCGATCACGCTCGACCGGCAGAAGAAGGGCTACTTCACGACGCCGATCATGCGCGAGGGCAAGACCCCGATCGCCCGCTGCACCGACACGTCGAAGTACCAGACGCTGTCCGACATCGACAAGCCCGGCACCCGCATCATCGTCAATCCCGGCGGCACCAACGAGCGCTTCGCCCGCGCCAACGTCAAGGCGGCCGAGATCAAGGTCCACAACGACAACGTCACCATCTTCGACGAGATTGCCAAGGGCGACGCCGACCTGATGATGACGGACGCCTCCGAGACACGCTATCAGCAGAAGCTGCATCCCGGCGTGCTCTGCGCCGTCCACCCCGACAAGCCGTTCGACTTCTCCGAGAAGGCCTACTGGCTGCAGCGCGACATGGCGCTGAAGGCCTTCGTCGACCAGTGGCTGCACATCTCGACCGAGAACGGCAGCTATCAGGCGATCTACAAGACCTGGTTTGATTGA
- a CDS encoding PDR/VanB family oxidoreductase: MDAHPLKLKVRSYAAETPFIRSLVFDVEEGVVPRWQAGAHIRVALPNGGDRPYSLMALPNLPEGALALGVLREEASTGGSRFMHALKIGDVVKASEPVNNFHLHEGTAPALLFAGGIGVTPILSMAAELTARASPYRLHYAGRSEGLLAFLPHLQEICANGLSVHYDSDESRLDIAAALGEAAANSHIYVCGPAGMIDAVKAAALAGGVPAERVHYELFKAEQPSSPDLPFEVELKSTGQVVSVAADQTIIQALEAAGLDVLYDCQRGDCGICQCGVVAGVPDHRDVILSDDEKASNKVMQICVSRAKSERLVLDL, encoded by the coding sequence ATGGACGCGCATCCGCTCAAGCTCAAGGTGAGATCGTATGCGGCGGAGACGCCGTTCATACGTAGCCTGGTGTTTGACGTGGAGGAGGGCGTCGTGCCGCGATGGCAGGCCGGTGCACATATCCGCGTGGCGCTCCCGAATGGAGGCGACCGGCCGTACTCGCTGATGGCTCTACCGAACCTCCCCGAGGGGGCGCTGGCGCTCGGGGTGCTGCGCGAGGAGGCTTCGACCGGCGGCTCGCGGTTCATGCATGCGCTGAAGATCGGCGACGTCGTGAAGGCAAGTGAGCCGGTGAACAATTTTCATCTGCACGAGGGAACAGCGCCCGCGCTGCTGTTTGCCGGCGGGATTGGTGTCACGCCGATCCTGTCGATGGCGGCAGAGCTCACGGCCCGCGCAAGTCCGTATCGCCTGCACTATGCGGGCCGCTCGGAAGGGCTGTTGGCATTCCTGCCGCATTTGCAGGAGATTTGCGCCAACGGGCTGTCCGTTCATTACGATAGCGACGAGTCCCGCCTGGACATTGCGGCAGCGCTCGGCGAAGCCGCCGCGAACTCCCACATCTACGTCTGCGGTCCGGCGGGGATGATCGATGCGGTGAAGGCGGCCGCACTTGCCGGGGGCGTCCCGGCGGAGCGCGTCCACTACGAGCTTTTTAAGGCGGAGCAGCCGTCCTCGCCCGATTTGCCGTTTGAGGTCGAGCTCAAATCGACCGGGCAGGTCGTCAGCGTCGCAGCTGATCAGACCATCATCCAGGCGCTGGAGGCCGCAGGTCTCGACGTGCTCTACGATTGCCAGCGCGGCGATTGCGGCATCTGCCAGTGCGGCGTGGTCGCGGGCGTGCCCGACCATCGCGACGTCATCCTCAGCGACGACGAGAAGGCCTCCAACAAGGTCATGCAGATCTGCGTGTCGCGCGCGAAGTCGGAACGTCTGGTGCTGGATTTATGA
- a CDS encoding ABC transporter ATP-binding protein — translation MAEVSLRKIVKRYDDVEAVRGIDLDIADHEFVVLVGPSGCGKSTTLRMIAGLEDISDGDITIGGDVVNDVPPKDRDIAMVFQNYALYPHMTVAENMSFGLRLKHYPKAEIKNRVAEAARMLDIADLVDRKPKQLSGGQRQRVAMGRAIVRNPKVFLFDEPLSNLDAKLRVQMRIEIKKVHQKVRTTTVYVTHDQVEAMTLADRVVVMNKGRIEQIGTPNELYHNPATRFVAGFIGSPAMNFLPCRLEEASGRLHIRLTDRTAFPLPPARAARYQSVSRNEPLLLGIRPEHITEIRPHAEPGIEPFEAVLDVTEPMGMETLVYFTLDATPACGRVNPNAGARDGAPLRMAMDLNNMHLLNETTGVVI, via the coding sequence ATGGCTGAAGTGAGCTTGCGCAAGATCGTGAAGCGCTACGACGACGTCGAGGCCGTCCGAGGCATTGATCTCGACATCGCCGACCACGAATTCGTCGTGCTGGTCGGTCCGTCCGGTTGCGGCAAGTCGACCACCTTGCGGATGATCGCGGGGCTCGAGGACATCTCCGACGGCGACATCACGATCGGCGGCGACGTCGTCAACGACGTGCCGCCCAAGGACCGCGACATCGCCATGGTGTTCCAGAACTACGCGCTCTATCCGCACATGACGGTGGCGGAGAACATGTCGTTCGGGTTGCGGCTGAAGCACTACCCCAAAGCCGAGATCAAGAACCGCGTCGCGGAAGCCGCGCGCATGCTCGACATCGCCGACCTCGTCGACCGCAAGCCGAAGCAGCTGTCCGGCGGCCAGCGCCAGCGCGTGGCGATGGGACGCGCCATCGTCCGCAATCCCAAGGTGTTCCTGTTCGACGAGCCGTTGTCGAATCTCGACGCCAAGCTGCGCGTGCAGATGCGCATCGAGATCAAGAAGGTGCATCAGAAGGTGCGGACCACGACGGTCTATGTCACCCACGACCAGGTCGAGGCCATGACGCTCGCCGATCGCGTCGTCGTCATGAACAAGGGCCGCATCGAGCAGATCGGCACGCCGAACGAGCTGTATCACAATCCGGCGACGCGATTCGTCGCGGGCTTCATCGGCTCGCCCGCCATGAATTTCCTGCCGTGCCGGCTCGAGGAGGCCAGCGGCCGGCTCCACATCCGGCTCACCGACCGCACCGCCTTCCCGCTGCCGCCGGCGCGCGCCGCCCGCTATCAATCCGTGTCGCGGAATGAGCCGCTGCTGCTGGGGATCAGGCCGGAGCACATCACCGAGATCAGGCCGCATGCCGAGCCCGGAATCGAGCCGTTCGAGGCCGTCCTCGACGTCACCGAACCGATGGGCATGGAGACCCTGGTCTACTTCACGCTCGACGCCACGCCGGCCTGCGGGCGCGTCAACCCCAATGCCGGCGCCCGCGATGGTGCTCCCCTGCGCATGGCGATGGACCTCAACAACATGCACCTGCTAAACGAGACCACGGGCGTCGTCATCTGA
- a CDS encoding ABC transporter substrate-binding protein, producing MSRRKLNRRQFVAATAASSAVLITAPYVRGAYAAGKLSMGFWDHWVPGANQASTDLVNEWAAKEKVEVQIDYITSQGKKIELTIAAEGAAKSGHDLIAMPTWWPHAHAELLEPVNDIMEPIIQENGAVNGTVKYLGQSGGKWLAVPACVGSQIKGPCTRIDLMKKHAGIDVQELYPAGGPPKADSWTTETFLKAAEACQKGGVPFGIGLGETTDSVDSAGAFFQAFGAELVNAKGDVTVKTDAVRQSLEFYKRLIAALPPDVASWDDASNNKWLVSGKGAMIMNPPSAWAVAKRDAPQIAEQCWTHGFPAGPKGRFAPFLPYFWSIWSFSKNKEAAKSLIVHLSKPSSIEKMVVASGGYDLPAYEKLTTLKVWQEQGPPTGTLYHYPNPYNHQTLSIAASPAPPKIAQQIYAQATMTKMCLRYAQGEKMEATLAWAEGECEGFMRS from the coding sequence ATGTCACGGAGGAAACTGAACCGCCGACAATTCGTTGCTGCGACGGCCGCCAGCTCGGCGGTTCTGATCACCGCACCCTATGTGCGCGGTGCTTACGCTGCCGGCAAGCTCTCGATGGGCTTCTGGGATCACTGGGTACCCGGCGCCAACCAGGCTTCGACCGATCTCGTCAACGAATGGGCCGCCAAGGAGAAAGTCGAGGTCCAGATCGACTACATCACCAGCCAGGGCAAGAAGATCGAGCTGACGATCGCCGCCGAAGGCGCCGCCAAGTCCGGACACGACCTGATCGCGATGCCGACCTGGTGGCCGCACGCGCATGCCGAGCTGCTCGAGCCGGTCAACGACATCATGGAGCCGATCATCCAGGAAAACGGCGCCGTGAACGGTACCGTCAAATATCTCGGACAGTCCGGCGGCAAATGGCTGGCCGTACCGGCCTGCGTCGGCAGCCAGATCAAGGGCCCCTGTACGCGCATCGATCTCATGAAGAAGCACGCCGGCATCGACGTGCAGGAGCTGTATCCCGCGGGCGGTCCGCCGAAGGCGGACAGCTGGACCACCGAGACCTTCCTGAAGGCCGCCGAAGCCTGTCAGAAGGGCGGCGTGCCCTTCGGCATAGGCCTCGGCGAAACCACCGACAGCGTCGACTCCGCCGGCGCGTTCTTCCAGGCCTTCGGTGCCGAGCTGGTGAATGCGAAGGGTGACGTCACGGTGAAGACCGACGCCGTTCGCCAGTCGCTCGAATTCTACAAGCGGCTGATCGCGGCGTTGCCGCCGGATGTCGCCTCGTGGGACGACGCGTCCAACAACAAATGGCTGGTCTCAGGCAAGGGCGCGATGATCATGAACCCGCCGAGCGCCTGGGCGGTCGCCAAGCGCGACGCGCCGCAGATCGCAGAGCAGTGCTGGACCCACGGCTTCCCGGCCGGGCCCAAGGGCCGCTTCGCACCCTTCCTACCCTACTTCTGGAGCATCTGGTCGTTTTCCAAGAACAAGGAAGCGGCCAAGAGCCTGATCGTGCACCTGTCGAAGCCGTCATCGATCGAGAAGATGGTGGTGGCGAGCGGCGGCTACGACCTGCCCGCCTACGAAAAGCTGACGACACTCAAGGTATGGCAGGAACAGGGACCGCCGACGGGGACGCTCTACCACTATCCCAATCCCTACAATCACCAGACGCTGTCGATCGCGGCATCGCCTGCGCCGCCCAAGATCGCGCAGCAGATCTATGCGCAGGCGACCATGACCAAGATGTGCCTGCGCTACGCCCAGGGCGAGAAGATGGAAGCGACCCTCGCCTGGGCCGAAGGCGAGTGTGAAGGCTTCATGCGCAGCTGA
- a CDS encoding carbohydrate ABC transporter permease: MVDAVIGENTVARPRRAAGRKGLRHALKRKSTAAFLMTLPLILLIVLLVVYPALYSVHLATLNKSMQRFVGLGNFEFLFKRDTFWLVVKQSCIFAITAVVFKALIGFIVAHFVHNIPAKGQRKWRGMLLVPWVIPPAMSTLAWLWLFDPSYSAFNYTLAFFGIGPIPWTGDAAWARFSVILVNVWYGAPFFMIMYLAALKSVPEQLYEAAAIDGANWWQRIWYVTLPMMRNIIAITTLFSLIVTFANFDIVRILTAGGPLDKTHIFATWAFRVGIEGSDIPLGASVSLFMVPILAVAAIFILRDVSKRGNES, translated from the coding sequence ATGGTCGATGCCGTAATCGGCGAAAACACCGTCGCTCGCCCCCGCAGGGCCGCGGGCCGCAAGGGCCTGCGTCATGCGTTGAAGCGCAAGTCGACCGCCGCCTTCCTGATGACGCTGCCGTTGATCCTCCTGATCGTGCTGCTGGTGGTCTATCCGGCGCTGTATTCGGTGCATCTGGCGACCCTGAACAAGTCGATGCAGCGGTTCGTCGGCCTCGGCAATTTCGAGTTCCTGTTCAAGCGCGACACGTTCTGGCTGGTCGTCAAGCAGTCCTGCATCTTCGCGATCACGGCGGTGGTGTTCAAAGCCCTGATCGGCTTCATCGTCGCGCACTTCGTGCACAACATCCCGGCCAAGGGACAGCGCAAGTGGCGCGGCATGCTGCTGGTGCCCTGGGTGATCCCGCCGGCGATGAGCACGCTGGCTTGGCTGTGGCTGTTCGATCCATCCTACAGCGCCTTCAACTACACGCTCGCCTTCTTCGGCATCGGCCCGATTCCCTGGACCGGCGATGCCGCCTGGGCGCGGTTCTCGGTGATCCTGGTCAACGTCTGGTACGGCGCGCCGTTCTTCATGATCATGTATCTGGCGGCGCTGAAGTCGGTGCCCGAGCAGCTCTATGAGGCCGCGGCGATCGACGGCGCCAATTGGTGGCAGCGCATCTGGTACGTCACCCTGCCGATGATGCGCAACATCATCGCGATCACCACGCTGTTCTCGCTGATCGTGACGTTCGCGAATTTCGATATCGTCCGCATCCTCACCGCCGGCGGCCCGCTCGACAAGACGCACATCTTCGCGACCTGGGCGTTCCGGGTCGGCATCGAGGGCAGCGACATCCCGCTCGGCGCCAGCGTCTCGCTGTTCATGGTGCCGATCCTGGCGGTCGCCGCGATCTTCATCCTGCGCGACGTCTCCAAGCGGGGGAACGAATCCTGA
- a CDS encoding PaaI family thioesterase, whose product MSGKLYGTVEDSRRKEMSGLEFVQGLVDGTLPLNTIARTLGYDVAEATKGRVVVTAKPTEAHLNPAGTVHGGLSATLLDSCMGLAIWSMLDRGVTQTTLEFKISLLRAITPDTGVIRAEGTVLTCGRRVGTAGGRITDAGGRLLAHGTTTCLIYDA is encoded by the coding sequence ATGTCAGGCAAGCTGTACGGGACAGTCGAAGACAGCAGGCGCAAAGAGATGAGCGGCCTTGAATTCGTCCAGGGGCTCGTGGACGGGACGCTGCCGCTCAACACGATTGCGCGTACGCTGGGCTATGACGTTGCCGAAGCGACGAAGGGGCGCGTTGTCGTGACCGCGAAGCCAACCGAGGCTCACCTCAATCCAGCCGGCACCGTGCACGGCGGCCTCTCCGCGACGTTGCTCGATAGCTGCATGGGCCTCGCGATCTGGTCGATGCTGGACAGAGGCGTGACTCAGACGACGCTGGAGTTCAAGATCTCGTTGTTGCGGGCTATCACGCCAGACACGGGAGTGATCCGCGCCGAGGGGACCGTCCTCACCTGCGGTCGTCGCGTCGGCACTGCCGGGGGCCGGATCACCGACGCAGGCGGCCGCCTGCTTGCGCATGGCACGACGACCTGCCTGATCTATGACGCTTGA
- a CDS encoding Ada metal-binding domain-containing protein → MRDPAALYQALCRRDAALDGIVFVAVRTTGVYCRPVCRVRTPLARNVHFYRSAAAAEGAGYRPCLRCRPETAPFCPAWRGTQSTVDRALTLIEAGALDHDGIDALADRLGIGARHLARLFAAHLDASPTQMAQSLRIQRAKRMLDETELPIARIASRAGFSSPRRMSATFVALYGRPPSRLRPRRPRASQ, encoded by the coding sequence ATGCGTGATCCTGCAGCCCTCTACCAGGCGCTTTGCCGTCGCGACGCCGCGCTCGACGGCATCGTCTTCGTCGCCGTCAGGACGACCGGCGTCTATTGCCGGCCGGTCTGCCGGGTGCGGACGCCGCTGGCGCGTAACGTCCACTTCTACCGCAGCGCTGCGGCAGCCGAAGGCGCCGGCTATCGCCCCTGCCTGCGCTGCCGCCCCGAGACCGCGCCGTTCTGCCCGGCCTGGAGGGGAACGCAGAGCACCGTGGATCGCGCGCTGACCCTGATCGAGGCCGGTGCGCTCGACCATGACGGCATCGATGCGCTGGCGGATCGACTCGGTATTGGCGCGCGTCATCTGGCCCGCTTGTTCGCGGCGCATCTTGACGCGTCGCCGACGCAGATGGCGCAATCGCTGCGCATCCAGCGCGCCAAGCGGATGCTCGATGAGACCGAACTGCCGATTGCGCGGATTGCAAGCCGCGCCGGCTTTTCCAGCCCGCGCCGCATGAGCGCGACTTTCGTTGCTCTCTACGGTCGTCCGCCGTCGAGGCTGCGCCCACGCAGGCCAAGAGCTTCGCAGTAA